Proteins from a genomic interval of Bombus affinis isolate iyBomAffi1 chromosome 14, iyBomAffi1.2, whole genome shotgun sequence:
- the LOC126924424 gene encoding uncharacterized protein LOC126924424, translated as MFPLRQILRCGTRLVLTREPINLCQIPLISKDKLNVSLHKLTFIRMNTNLSELSEENKEEDSNKHILGKVVGKLKVMFTCKKCNYRNGKIISKLAYEKGVVIIRCDGCKNNHLIADNLGWFEELKDKRNIEKILAAKGETVRKIQNDVDGYLEVVAKEEYDLIQHNKEREQRLIEEQNETHDQNKKVKSTEES; from the coding sequence ATGTTTCCGTTGCGACAAATACTTCGATGTGGAACGCGACTGGTTCTTACGAGAGAACCTATAAATTTATGTCAGATTCCATTGATTTCGAAAGATAAACTTAATGTCAGTCTACACAAGCTAACTTTTATACGGATGAACACGAATCTTAGCGAATTATCGGAAGAAAACAAGGAAGAAGATTCTAACAAACATATTCTCGGCAAAGTTGTAGGAAAACTAAAGGTGATGTTTACATGTAAAAAATGTAACTATCGAAATGGGAAAATTATATCGAAATTAGCATACGAAAAAGGAGTAGTTATAATTCGTTGTGACGGCTGCAAGAATAATCACTTAATTGCTGATAATCTTGGGTGGTTCGAGGAATTAAAGGACAAAAGGAATATCGAAAAAATATTGGCGGCAAAAGGAGAGACCGTACGAAAAATTCAAAATGATGTTGATGGATATCTCGAGGTTGTCGCTAAAGAGGAGTATGATTTGATTCAACATAATAAAGAAAGAGAACAGCGTTTAATAGAAGAGCAAAATGAAACACACGATCAAAATAAAAAGGTTAAATCTACAGAAGAATCGTAG
- the LOC126924397 gene encoding docking protein 1 yields the protein MEPEEPLLQGILLLPPQGMLGQLKKSWHKRFCQLFRTSNYGIKRVEIYDNQEEAILQLHAPRIITLDACIKIAPSNQSHVFIVVTKSGIHYFGCYSESDMSHWITAFQLVAFKDSVSNQTIEENNDLYCTSGEGVFSVKVVETDASKRCGLETRNYTLVVAAVDIKLMDGDVVLFTWPYRYIRRYGYKDGKFIFEAGRKCESGEGSFRLEHSSQQEIFRCMYSKMRSMKKLMHEENSANIDCNDAQYHAALSMEAGSRAALPPSPNSSANLIDIDFSPQNSQKQSTSSSNLDTSSSSKPSLCIGKPKPAKPPRKYVFTSLLDKKSVDTEVSELPACGEYKALNRDNSPEMSQKTIGSSILDDEERHPYDLVEVRNDAWKTHGIDNIHHTERLNSLLHSDKDKENEDDFQYETMMPVISSQSSSKSKSSITDSPVTSTTNHVPNDESDYDKLEHFGSATKITQKGTFKFGNFNSMSQNSHSNVSLNTSVADTSAAWSNYDIVEDMSAVRLADDSHLGYGVIRKKTNQSDTASTSSNMGPKHKVFNNSEYAIVSKPKRV from the exons ATGGAGCCCGAGGAACCTCTGTTACAAGGGATCCTGCTGTTACCACCGCAGGGAATGTTAGGCCAGCTCAAG AAATCTTGGCACAAAAGATTCTGTCAGCTGTTTAGGACTAGTAACTATGGGATCAAACGTGTAGAAATTTATGACAATCAAGAAGAAGCTATATTGCAGTTACATGCTCCTCGCATCATCACGTTAGATGCATGCATTAAAATAGCACCTAGCAATCAGTCACATGTATTTATT GTTGTGACTAAATCAGGAATTCATTATTTTGGATGCTATTCGGAATCTGATATGAGTCATTGGATCACTGCATTCCAGTTAGTAGCATTTAAAGATAGCGTGTCTAATCAAACAATAGAGGAGAACAACGATCTGTACTGTACCAGTGGAGAAGGAGTATTTTCTGTGAAAGTGGTAGAGACAGATGCATCTAAGCGATGTGGTTTAGAAACTAGAAACTATACACTTGTAGTAGCTGCagttgatattaaattaatggaTGGGGATGTAGTTCTATTTACTTGGCCATATCGATATATCAGAAGATATGGTTACAAAgatggaaaatttatttttgaagcAGGGCGAAAATGTGAATCTGGAGAAGGTTCTTTTCGCTTGGAACACAGTAGTCAACAAGAAATTTTTCGTTGTATGTATTCCAAGATGAGGTCAATGAAAAAGTTAATGCATGAAGAAAATAGTGCAAACATTGACTGTAATGATGCTCAATATCACGCAGCCTTATCGATGGAAGCTGGATCTAGAGCAGCCTTACCCCCTTCTCCAAATAGTTCTGCTAACTTAATCGATATTGATTTTTCACCGCAAAATTCACAGAAACAGTCGACTTCATCATCTAATTTAGATACTAGTTCATCTTCTAAACCGTCTTTGTGTATCGGTAAACCGAAACCCGCGAAACCACCGCGAAAATACGTTTTCACCAGTTTGTTAGACAAAAAAAGCGTAGATACCGAAGTATCAGAGTTGCCTGCCTGTGGAGAATACAAAGCATTAAATCGCGATAATTCGCCAGAGATGTCTCAAAAAACGATAGGAAGTTCCATATTAGATGACGAAGAAAGACATCCTTACGACCTAGTAGAAGTAAGAAATGATGCATGGAAAACTCATGGTATTGACAATATACATCACACAGAGAGATTAAACTCGTTATTGCATAGTGATAAAGACAAAGAAAACGAGGATGATTTCCAATATGAAACGATGATGCCTGTTATATCGTCCCAAAGCTCTTCAAAGAGTAAGTCTAGTATTACGGATAGTCCAGTGACTTCAACAACTAATCATGTACCCAATGATGAATCTGATTACGACAAATTGGAGCATTTTGGTTCTGCAACTAAAATTACTCAAAAGGGCACATTCAAATTTGGAAACTTTAATAGCATGTCCCAAAATTCACATTCAAATGTATCCTTAAATACTTCTGTTGCTGATACCAGTGCTGCATGGTCCAATTATGATATTGTTGAAGATATGTCTGCTGTTAGATTAGCAGATGATAGTCATCTTGGATATGGTGTTATTAGAAAGAAAACAAATCAGTCTGATACTGCATCTACAAGCAGTAATATGGGTCCAAAGCATAAAGTCTTTAATAATAGTGAATATGCAATTGTGTCAAAACCAAAAAGGGTAtaa